From Hydra vulgaris chromosome 07, alternate assembly HydraT2T_AEP, a single genomic window includes:
- the LOC100206199 gene encoding metalloreductase STEAP4, giving the protein MSYANIDVDVDVEQEETQFHNCLELRKTNDSESYDENENNDEEIKTESNGKPRVAIIGNGNFGKALATLFQNAALDYCIGSRSPIAGSSVVVSVKQAIINTEIIFLCLPVYAHAKFSVEHSKMLEKKIVVDVSNLESSSDECNALKLQKLLPKSYVVKALNTISVYSMENDFYGCIRDTYICGNNNLIKDKLCSILREIGMNPIDKGSLNSAILIERLSLRLFPNWYYALFITFLTLIPILLYVYLRLFWFEKDHNKEEMDGIPLYQANIVISWLTSTLIAVIYLANAIAGFFQLYKRTKYFSFPPWLNNWMKCRKQLGLISLLLGGVHGCISCLLIGSGDLKYLLNTIYIPVFKHSVIKIYQGMNWVAQLSMLFGVFAFAIMSIMGITSISSVSAQMSWREWRFIQSHLGFLCLVLTFGHIICQGYKFWNPSYIYGWRLWKTNPNGVYPYPIFVMGIFPLVVIILKLVLMIPFISRYLEKIRNGRIDARIRK; this is encoded by the coding sequence ATGTCTTACGCAAATATTGATGTCGACGTTGACGTTGAGCAAGAAGAAACTCAATTTCACAATTGTTTAGAGTTACGCAAAACCAACGACAGCGAAAGTTACGATGAAAACGAAAACAATgatgaagaaataaaaacagaaagcAATGGTAAGCCTAGAGTAGCAATTATTGGCAACGGAAACTTTGGCAAAGCTTTAGCAACTCTTTTTCAGAACGCTGCTCTAGACTACTGCATTGGAAGCAGATCACCAATAGCTGGTTCTTCAGTTGTTGTATCCGTTAAACAAGCAATTATCAATactgaaattatatttttatgtttgccGGTATACGCGCACGCAAAGTTTTCTGTAGAGCACTCAAAAAtgttagagaaaaaaatagtaGTCGATGTGAGCAACCTGGAAAGCAGTTCAGATGAGTGCAATgcattaaaacttcaaaaactaCTTCCTAAGTCCTACGTTGTTAAAGCGTTAAACACAATATCAGTGTACTCAATGGAAAATGATTTTTATGGGTGCATTCGAGATACATATATTTGTGGTAATAACAATTTGATTAAAGATAAGCTGTGTAGCATCTTGAGAGAAATCGGTATGAATCCTATTGATAAAGGATCGTTAAATTCAGCCATTTTAATTGAACGGTTATCATTGCGATTATTTCCTAATTGGTATTATGCATTATTTATAACATTCCTAACGCTAATACCTATTTTGCTTTATGTCTATCTACGTCTTTTTTGGTTTGAAAAAGACCATAACAAAGAAGAAATGGACGGCATACCTCTCTATCAAGCAAACATAGTTATTTCATGGCTAACATCGACCTTGATAGCAGTAATATATTTAGCTAATGCAATAGCAGGATTTTTCCAATTATATAAACGCACAAAGTACTTCTCTTTTCCACCATGGTTAAATAATTGGATGAAATGTCGTAAACAACTTGGATTAATATCGTTGCTACTCGGTGGAGTTCATGGTTGTATTTCTTGCTTACTAATTGGTTCTGGAGATTTAAAGTATCTTTTAAACACCATATATATTCCAGTTTTTAAACACTCAGTCATTAAAATATACCAAGGTATGAACTGGGTAGCACAACTTTCTATGCTTTTTGGAGTGTTTGCTTTTGCTATCATGTCGATAATGGGAATAACGTCAATATCTTCCGTGTCCGCACAAATGAGCTGGAGAGAATGGAGGTTTATTCAAAGTCATCTTGGTTTCTTATGCTTAGTTCTAACTTTTGGTCATATTATATGTCAAGGTTACAAATTTTGGAATCCAAGCTACATATATGGTTGGCGTTTATGGAAAACAAACCCAAATGGAGTTTATCCGTACCCAATATTTGTAATGGGAATATTTCCACTTGTGGTTATAATTCTTAAGCTTGTGTTGATGATTCCGTTTATATCACgttatcttgaaaaaattagGAATGGAAGAATTGATGCAAGAATAAGAAAATAA
- the LOC136082538 gene encoding uncharacterized protein LOC136082538, with translation MKIPALHGLNQQLQRFINDSSHKGYGVLIARKLKLKLDQRFPQFISALPDAACTFLDPRYKSIFFSEQQQATVVDSLHQYSKEFRSRGGTSVGGGTSVSAGAPAPSFGSAGPGSGPGRTSAAASKPSSLWDDFDSMLTTATANKMLPVDDAASVQEEVRMYMIEPPIGRNANVLDWWKVNHHHLPKLSRIARALLAIPATSLNSERLNSTSGNTVTRRRCNLLSEHVAELTFIHENL, from the exons ATGAAAATTCCGGCTTTGCATGGCTTAAATCAGCAATTGCAGCGATTCATCAATGATTCTTCACATAAGGGTTATGGTGTACTTATTGCTcgaaaattaaagttaaaactagACCAACGATTTCCGCAATTCATATCAGCTTTGCCTGATGCAGCATGTACATTTCTTGATCCACGCTACAAATCCATCTTCTTCTCTGAACAACAGCAAGCTACTGTTGTAGACAGTCTTCATCAGTACTCTAAGGAATTCCGATCTCGTGGCGGTACTAGTGTTGGTGGAG GAACATCTGTTAGTGCTGGTGCTCCCGCTCCATCTTTTGGAAGTGCTGGTCCTGGTTCAGGTCCTGGTCGGACATCAGCTGCAGCCTCCAAGCCAAGTAGTTTATGGGATGACTTCGACAGCATGCTTACAACAGCAACTGCGAATAAGATGCTGCCAGTTGATGATGCAGCTTCTGTGCAAGAGGAGGTCAGAATGTATATGATTGAACCTCCTATTGGAAGGAACGCCAATGTACTTGATTGGTGGAAAGTTAATCATCACCATCTGCCGAAACTCTCAAGAATAGCGAGGGCACTATTGGCTATTCCAGCAACTTCTTTAAATTCGGAGAGATTGAACTCGACGTCTGGTAACACTGTTACAAGAAGGCGATGTAATCTACTCTCTGAGCATGTGGCTGAACTAACTTTTATTCACGAAAATTTGTAG